A window of Bradyrhizobium diazoefficiens genomic DNA:
TGCCCGCTGACCAAGGGCCCGCTGGAGTTCGATTCTGCAAAGCAGGAGCTGATCTCGCGCAGCGCCAAGCTCGCTTATCCGATCCGTGACGGCATCCCGATCATGCTGCCGGAAGAGGCGCGCAAGATCGATTGAGAGACAGCGAACCGGCCTGCTCGCCATTCGC
This region includes:
- a CDS encoding Trm112 family protein, which translates into the protein MNAPTERPEASVDPKLLEILVCPLTKGPLEFDSAKQELISRSAKLAYPIRDGIPIMLPEEARKID